The nucleotide sequence CTACGCCTTCGCCCAGCGTGATGATGCCGGTTACGTCGGTGGTGCGGAAATAGAACTGAGGACGGTAGTTGTTGAAGAACGGCGTGTGACGGCCACCTTCCTCTTTCGACAGCACGTACACCTCAGCTTTGAACTTGGTGTGGGGCTTAACCGAACCTGGCTTGCAGATAACCATACCACGACGGATGGCTTCTTTCTCAATACCACGGAGCAGCAGACCTACGTTGTCGCCAGCTTCACCACGGTCAAGGATTTTGCGGAACATCTCAACGCCCGTTACGGTCGACTTGAGGTTCTCAGCACCCATACCGAGGATTTCAACTTGCTCACCCGAGTTGATGATACCACGCTCGATACGGCCGGTTGCTACCGTACCACGACCCGTGATAGAGAATACGTCCTCTACTGGCATCAGGAAGGGCAGGTCGGTCAGACGAGCTGGGATTGGAATGTAGCTATCTACAGCAGCCATCAGCTCTTCGATCTTGGGAACCCAAGTAGCGTCGCCGTTCAGGCCACCCAGAGCCGAGCCCTGAATAACTGGAATGTTGTCGCCGTCGAAGTCGTAGAACGAAAGCAGCTCACGGATTTCCATTTCCACCAGCTCGAGGAGCTCGGGGTCATCCACCATGTCCACTTTGTTCATGAACACTACCAACTGAGGAACACCTACCTGGCGAGCGAGCAGGATGTGCTCACGCGTCTGAGGCATTGGGCCGTCAGTAGCAGCTACCACGAGGATAGCACCGTCCATCTGGGCAGCACCCGTTACCATGTTCTTCACATAGTCAGCGTGACCGGGGCAGTCAACGTGAGCGTAGTGACGGTTTTCGGTAGCGTATTCTACGTGCGAGGTGTTGATCGTGATACCACGCTCTTTTTCTTCGGGAGCGTTGTCGATCGACGAGAAGTCACGCTTGGCGGCCAAACCTTTGTTCGCCAGTACCATGGTGATAGCAGCGGTCAGGGTGGTTTTGCCGTGGTCGACGTGCCCGATCGTACCGATGTTCACGTGCGGCTTGGAACGATCAAAATTTTCTTTGGCCATTGTAAGTGAGATTAAAGAACTGTGTTGTGAGGAGGAAAACGCGACTTGCTTATACTGAAAGAAAGCGAAACGCAGCTCCGCTTAGTGGGGACTGCACGTCGCTTTTCTTTTCAGACTGGCCCAA is from Hymenobacter yonginensis and encodes:
- the tuf gene encoding elongation factor Tu, which gives rise to MAKENFDRSKPHVNIGTIGHVDHGKTTLTAAITMVLANKGLAAKRDFSSIDNAPEEKERGITINTSHVEYATENRHYAHVDCPGHADYVKNMVTGAAQMDGAILVVAATDGPMPQTREHILLARQVGVPQLVVFMNKVDMVDDPELLELVEMEIRELLSFYDFDGDNIPVIQGSALGGLNGDATWVPKIEELMAAVDSYIPIPARLTDLPFLMPVEDVFSITGRGTVATGRIERGIINSGEQVEILGMGAENLKSTVTGVEMFRKILDRGEAGDNVGLLLRGIEKEAIRRGMVICKPGSVKPHTKFKAEVYVLSKEEGGRHTPFFNNYRPQFYFRTTDVTGIITLGEGVEMVMPGDNVTISVELINSVAMEKGLRFAIREGGRTVGAGQVTEITE